The following coding sequences are from one Nicotiana tomentosiformis chromosome 3, ASM39032v3, whole genome shotgun sequence window:
- the LOC104116401 gene encoding NAC domain-containing protein 100-like, protein MENFSGVIKEDDQQQMELPPGFRFHPTDEELITHYLSKKVVDTDFSAIAIGDVDMNKVEPWELPWKAKIGEKEWYFFCVRDKKYPTGLRTNRATAAGYWKATGKDKEIFRGKSLVGMKKTLVFYKGRAPKGEKTNWVTHEYRLEGRLSLHNLPKTAKNDWVICRVFQKTTGGKKIHISGLMQSNSTGNEMGNSLLPPLTASSPSHVHCFSNFLTAQKSEENMINYFDTSPNFSALSNPMDIFPRNSLPNTFSWNQTVPFPQPGSFPVQDPVSLRNLLENYGQNMQQSLKKEKEMVSISQETGLSTDMNTEITSSVVQQDLDCLWSY, encoded by the exons ATGGAGAATTTTTCTGGAGTTATTAAGGAAGATGATCAGCAGCAGATGGAGCTTCCTCCTGGATTTCGCTTTCATCCAACTGATGAAGAGTTGATTACTCATTATTTGTCTAAGAAAGTTGTGGATACTGATTTCTCTGCTATTGCTATTGGAGACGTTGACATGAACAAAGTTGAACCTTGGGAGCTGCCAT GGAAGgcaaaaattggggaaaaagaatGGTACTTTTTTTGTGTGAGAGACAAGAAGTACCCAACTGGCCTAAGGACAAACAGAGCAACTGCTGCTGGTTATTGGAAAGCCACAGGTAAGGACAAGGAGATTTTTAGAGGAAAGTCTCTTGTTGGTATGAAGAAAACTCTGGTTTTTTACAAAGGGAGAGCTCCAAAAGGTGAGAAGACAAATTGGGTAACTCATGAGTACAGATTAGAAGGAAGATTATCACTTCACAACCTTCCCAAGACAGCAAAG AATGACTGGGTCATATGCAGAGTATTTCAAAAGACAACTGGTGGGAAGAAAATTCACATATCAGGGCTTATGCAATCAAACTCTACTGGAAATGAAATGGGAAATTCCCTTTTGCCACCATTGACAGCTTCATCACCCAGTCACGTGCACTGCTTCTCCAATTTTCTTACTGCTCAAAAGAGTGAAGAAAACATGATCAATTATTTCGACACTTCTCCTAATTTCTCTGCTCTCTCAAATCCTATGGACATTTTCCCCAGAAATTCTCTTCCAAATACATTTTCCTGGAACCAAACAGTCCCTTTTCCTCAGCCAGGTTCATTTCCTGTACAAGATCCTGTAAGTCTTAGGAATTTGCTTGAGAATTATGGGCAAAACATGCAGCAGAGTTTGAAAAAGGAGAAAGAGATGGTCAGTATATCACAAGAAACAGGTCTAAGCACTGATATGAACACTGAAATTACATCATCTGTCGTTCAACAGGATCTTGATTGCCTCTGGAGTTACTGA
- the LOC138908472 gene encoding uncharacterized protein, whose protein sequence is MSRIKRFLIILKQVQINIPLVDILQEVPKYTKYIKDIVTNKRRLTEFEIVALTEECSSRIQSKIPQKLKDPGSFTIQISIGKYVVVRALCDLGVSINLMSLSVFRQLGLGDPRPTTIILQLADRSLAHPEEVIEDALVQVGSFIFPADFIILD, encoded by the coding sequence ATGTCCCGTATAAAGCGTTTCTTGATTATTTTGAAGCAGGTGCAAATAAATATTCCACTGGTAGACATCCTGCAAGAAGTGCCCAAATATACAAAATACATCAAGGACATAGTGACAAATAAAAGGAGGCTGACTGAATTCGAGATTGTGGCACTCACTGAGGAATGTAGCTCTAGAATCCAAAGCAAGATACCTCAGAAATTGAAAGATCCaggtagtttcactatccaaatCTCGATTGGTAAGTATGTAGTTGTGCGAGCTTTGTGTGATCTTGGAGTGAGCATCAATCTGATGTCGCTATCTGTGTTCAGACAGTTAGGTTTGGGTGATCCGCGCCCAACAACGATAATCTTACAGTTGGCTGATCGCTCCCTTGCTCATCCGGAAGAAGTGATTGAAGATGCGTTAGTTCAAGTGGGATCTTTCATATTCCCTGCTGATTTCATTATCTTGGACTAA